In a genomic window of Quercus lobata isolate SW786 chromosome 4, ValleyOak3.0 Primary Assembly, whole genome shotgun sequence:
- the LOC115986255 gene encoding putative disease resistance protein At4g11170, translating to MKTENVGDGRRVFDEIVSEKITNGEIPTALMEGVTGFDTASSRIYIVIQYLVVEHFALPSMGMKNALSSSTVQWKYDVFINFRGEDTRNNFMDHLYNALRVKGINSFRDDEKLERGKPISLELLKAIEESRFSVVILSKDYASSPWCLDELAKIIACKEDMGMIVLPVFHYVEPSDVRKQMGTFA from the exons tttCAGAAAAAATAACGAATGGTGAGATCCCAACAGCATTAATGGAAGGTGTGACTGGCTTCGACACAGCGAGTAGCAGA ATCTATATCGTGATTCAATATTTAGTAGTAGAACATTTTGCACTGCCTTCAATGGGCATGAAAAACGCCTTGTCATCTTCTACTGTCCAATGGAAATATGATGTTTTCATCAATTTCAGAGGAGAGGACACCCGCAACAATTTTATGGATCATCTATATAATGCTTTGAGAGTGAAAGGAATTAACTCTTTTAGAGACGATGAGAAACTTGAGAGAGGAAAACCCATTTCACTAGAGTTGTTGAAAGCGATAGAAGAGTCGAGATTTAGTGTTGTCATTCTCTCAAAAGACTATGCATCTTCACCTTGGTGCTTAGATGAACTTGCAAAAATCATTGCTTGCAAGGAAGACATGGGAATGATAGTTTTGCCTGTTTTTCACTATGTGGAGCCATCTGATGTACGGAAACAAATGGGAACTTTTGCGTAG